A single window of Phycisphaerae bacterium DNA harbors:
- the pilM gene encoding pilus assembly protein PilM, with amino-acid sequence MRFGSKQFLAIEWNRRDLRMVALAPKGTGVELVKAVSVPIPAEVRVEDAAALGAFIRAALRSADLGARRALLSIPRDQVVLNTLNLPPTPPEELAAIVQFQVVKELPFPAELATLDFAVCGEFDPKLPSNVLVAAVRNEDLDFYRQVAAAADLSVELIGLRPYSNLLAMGALWPDLSDKTILLVDVGPNLTEIDIIKGGVLAFSRAASVALANDEGPVGTALTDSRIAAVPLSDREPDERTQRAVSDLMVDIIRSFEAYRATDPAISVDQIVVCGSSGLEAQLAQALAARFAARAELYSPHLALGLPPQRARELRGFSATIGLALGHADRGPGHFDFLSPKKPVSKRALRMKKVPVAVATAVLFIASGIVFHYKYVAPQDALVAQLREEVNKKKKTERVINDFRVQVEALEAWVDSQQTWPEVLVALTEVFPPEKEAYVTRIDLDTRPVPKSKTHARASTVKLKFRTASLGTVNRLNDRLQEAGFQNVKPGKETPSPGPDGYSYETEIDADVPPRSELHAREAEKIEAPPAENKSEDAASVAPASTDSAKAPATTQPGAAPASGGTRP; translated from the coding sequence ATGAGGTTCGGAAGCAAGCAATTCCTGGCGATCGAATGGAACCGCAGGGACCTGCGCATGGTGGCGCTCGCTCCCAAGGGGACCGGCGTGGAGCTGGTCAAGGCCGTGTCCGTTCCGATTCCCGCGGAGGTCCGCGTGGAGGATGCGGCCGCGCTGGGCGCGTTCATCCGCGCGGCGCTGCGCAGCGCCGATCTCGGCGCGCGGCGGGCGCTGCTCTCCATCCCCCGCGATCAGGTCGTGCTCAACACGCTCAATCTTCCGCCGACGCCGCCCGAGGAGCTTGCCGCCATCGTCCAGTTTCAGGTGGTCAAGGAGCTGCCGTTTCCGGCGGAACTGGCGACGCTCGACTTCGCCGTCTGCGGCGAGTTCGATCCGAAGCTGCCCAGCAATGTTCTCGTCGCGGCGGTTCGCAACGAGGATCTCGATTTCTATCGCCAGGTCGCGGCGGCGGCGGACCTCTCCGTCGAGCTGATCGGGCTGCGCCCCTATTCCAACCTGCTGGCCATGGGCGCGCTGTGGCCGGATCTTTCCGACAAGACCATTCTGCTCGTCGACGTCGGGCCGAATCTGACGGAGATCGACATTATCAAGGGCGGGGTTCTCGCCTTCTCGCGCGCTGCGTCGGTCGCGCTCGCCAATGACGAGGGACCGGTTGGCACGGCCCTGACCGACAGTCGTATTGCCGCGGTGCCGCTCTCCGATCGCGAGCCCGACGAGCGGACCCAGCGGGCCGTCTCCGACTTAATGGTGGACATCATCCGCTCGTTCGAGGCGTACCGGGCGACGGATCCCGCGATCAGCGTCGATCAGATCGTGGTCTGCGGATCATCGGGCCTGGAGGCGCAATTGGCGCAGGCGCTGGCGGCGCGGTTCGCCGCGCGGGCGGAGCTGTACTCGCCGCACCTGGCGCTGGGCCTGCCGCCGCAACGCGCCCGCGAACTGCGCGGCTTTTCCGCGACGATCGGCTTGGCTTTGGGGCATGCCGATAGGGGACCGGGTCATTTCGATTTCTTGAGTCCCAAGAAGCCGGTCAGCAAGCGGGCATTGCGGATGAAGAAAGTGCCCGTCGCCGTGGCCACGGCGGTGTTGTTCATCGCCTCCGGCATTGTCTTTCACTACAAGTACGTCGCGCCTCAGGACGCCCTCGTTGCGCAACTCCGCGAGGAAGTGAACAAGAAAAAGAAAACGGAACGGGTGATCAACGATTTCCGAGTGCAGGTTGAGGCGCTCGAGGCGTGGGTGGATTCGCAGCAGACCTGGCCGGAGGTTCTGGTCGCGCTGACGGAAGTCTTCCCGCCGGAAAAGGAGGCCTATGTTACGCGGATCGACCTCGATACGCGGCCCGTCCCGAAGTCCAAGACGCACGCCCGCGCCAGCACCGTCAAGTTGAAGTTCCGCACCGCCTCGCTCGGCACGGTCAACCGCCTCAACGATCGGTTGCAGGAGGCCGGGTTCCAGAACGTCAAGCCGGGCAAGGAGACGCCTTCGCCGGGTCCGGATGGATATTCGTATGAGACCGAGATAGATGCCGATGTGCCGCCGCGCTCGGAGCTGCATGCGCGTGAAGCCGAGAAGATCGAGGCGCCGCCGGCGGAGAACAAATCGGAGGACGCTGCAAGCGTCGCACCAGCTTCGACGGATTCGGCAAAGGCCCCGGCGACGACGCAACCGGGCGCCGCGCCGGCCTCGGGGGGGACCCGACCATGA